A stretch of the Conger conger chromosome 3, fConCon1.1, whole genome shotgun sequence genome encodes the following:
- the LOC133124558 gene encoding arylsulfatase I-like: MYSLTGFSVVSLLSFGYLSWDWTKPNQVENESVLDFKDKGSPFAPRKQPPHIIFILTDDQGFHDIGYHGSDIRTPTLDKLAAEGVKLENYYVQPICTPSRSQLITGRYQIHTGLQHSIIRPRQPNCLPLDQATLPQKLQEVGYATHMVGKWHLGFYKRDCLPTRRGFDTYFGSLTGSMDYYTYDACDGPGMCGYDLHEGEGVAWGRGGKYSTHLYTQRVRKILAAHDPRRPVFIFLSFQAVHTPLQCPKEYLHPYRDVVNVARRKYSGMVSAVDEAVRNVTYALRKYGYYQNSVIVFSSDNGGQPFSGGSNWPLRGRKGTYWEGGIRGLGFVHSPLLRRRRRVSRALVHITDWYPTLVGLAGGNVSAIDGLDGHDVWPAISEGKESPRMEILHNIDPLYNPAKHGSWQDGFRLWNTAVQASIRSGDWKLLTGDPGYGDWFPPQTLAGFPGSWWDLERRTDLRKSVWLFNITGDPYERYDQAAQRPDVVKELLARLAHYNRTAIPVRYPAEDPRANPELNGGAWGPWAGDDEVDNWDRLFDKKSKAKKKCKICKLRSFFRKHNGGIMSNRI, from the exons ATGTATTCCCTTACCGGATTTTCGGTGGTCAGCTTGTTGAGTTTTGGTTACCTGTCCTGGGACTGGACAAAGCCCAACCAGGTGGAAAACGAGTCGGTCTTGGACTTCAAGGACAAAGGGTCTCCGTTCGCGCCCCGAAAGCAACCCCCTCACATCATCTTTATTCTGACCGATGACCAGGGCTTTCACGACATCGGCTACCACGGCTCTGACATCCGGACGCCGACGCTGGACAAGCTCGCCGCGGAGGGCGTGAAGCTGGAGAACTACTACGTCCAGCCGATCTGCACGCCGTCACGCAGTCAGCTGATCACGGGCAG GTACCAGATCCACACGGGCTTACAGCACTCAATAATTCGGCCTCGGCAGCCCAACTGCCTGCCCCTGGACCAGGCTACCCTGCCCCAGAAGCTGCAGGAGGTGGGCTACGCCACCCACATGGTGGGCAAGTGGCACCTGGGCTTCTACAAGAGGGACTGCCTGCCCACCCGGCGCGGGTTCGACACCTACTTCGGGTCGCTGACGGGCAGCATGGACTACTACACCTACGACGCCTGCGATGGGCCAGGGATGTGCGGCTACGACCTGCACGAGGGCGAGGGCGTGgcctggggcagggggggcaaGTACTCCACCCACCTCTACACCCAGCGGGTGCGCAAGATCCTGGCGGCCCACGACCCCCGCCGGCCCGTCTTCATCTTCCTGTCCTTCCAGGCCGTTCACACCCCGCTGCAGTGCCCGAAAGAGTACCTGCACCCGTACCGGGACGTGGTGAACGTGGCCCGCAGGAAGTACTCCGGCATGGTCTCCGCGGTGGACGAGGCGGTCCGAAACGTGACCTACGCCCTGCGCAAGTACGGCTACTACCAGAACAGCGTCATCGTCTTCTCCAGCGACAACGGGGGCCAGCCCTTCTCCGGCGGGAGCAACTGGCCACTGAGGGGACGCAAGGGCACTTATTGGGAGGGGGGCATCCGCGGATTGGGGTTTGTCCACAGCCCCTTGCTCCGGCGCAGGAGGAGGGTGAGTCGGGCCTTGGTGCACATCACGGACTGGTACCCCACACTGGTGGGGTTGGCGGGCGGCAACGTGTCTGCCATCGACGGGCTGGACGGGCACGACGTGTGGCCGGCCATCAGCGAGGGGAAGGAGTCCCCGCGGATGGAGATCCTCCACAACATCGACCCGCTCTACAACCCCGCCAAGCACGGCTCCTGGCAAGACGGCTTCCGGCTCTGGAACACGGCGGTCCAGGCCTCCATCCGCTCCGGCGACTGGAAGCTGCTGACCGGCGACCCGGGCTACGGGGACTGGTTCCCGCCGCAGACGCTGGCCGGCTTCCCGGGAAGCTGGTGGGACCTGGAACGCCGCACGGACCTCAGGAAGTCCGTGTGGCTCTTCAACATCACCGGCGACCCCTACGAGCGATACGACCAGGCCGCCCAGAGGCCCGACGTGGTGAAGGAGCTGCTGGCGCGCCTGGCCCACTACAACCGCACCGCCATCCCCGTCCGGTACCCGGCAGAGGACCCACGGGCCAATCCCGAACTCAACGGGGGCGCGTGGGGGCCCTGGGCGGGGGACGATGAGGTGGACAACTGGGACAGGTTGTTCGACAAGAAGAGCAAGGCCAAGAAGAAATGCAAGATTTGCAAACTGAGGTCCTTCTTCCGCAAACACAACGGCGGGATCATGTCCAACAGAATATAG